In Streptomyces chartreusis NRRL 3882, the following are encoded in one genomic region:
- a CDS encoding alpha-amylase produces MARRHLSAAVALAAAAVVMNPSSAQASPPGTKDVTAVLFEWKYASVARECTGTLGPAGYGYVQVSPPAEHIQGPQWWTSYQPVSYKIAGRLGDRAAFQSMVNTCHAAGVKVVVDTVVNHMSAGSGTGTGGSSYTKYNYPGLYSAPDFDDCTSQIGNYQDRWNVQHCELVNLADLDTGENYVRGAVAGYMNDLLSLGVDGFRIDAAKHMDAADLANIKSRLSNPSAYWKQEVIYGAGEAVQPTEYTGNGDVQEFRYAYDLKRVFNNENLAYLKNYGEGWGYMSSGVSGVFVDNHDTERNGSTLSYKDGANYTLANVFMLAWPYGAPDINSGYEFTDHDAGPPNGGQVNACWQDGWKCQHNWPEIRSMVAFRNATRGEAVTNWWDNGNDAIAFGRGGKGFVAINHESGSLSRTYQTSLPAGTYCNVQNNTTVTVNSSGQFTATLGSDTALAIYAGKSSC; encoded by the coding sequence ATGGCACGCAGACACCTCTCCGCCGCCGTCGCGCTCGCCGCGGCTGCGGTTGTCATGAACCCGTCCAGTGCACAGGCCTCCCCACCTGGCACCAAGGACGTCACCGCCGTCCTCTTCGAGTGGAAGTACGCTTCCGTCGCCCGCGAGTGCACCGGCACCCTCGGCCCCGCCGGATACGGCTACGTCCAGGTCTCCCCGCCCGCCGAGCACATACAGGGCCCGCAGTGGTGGACGTCGTACCAGCCGGTCAGCTACAAGATCGCCGGCCGGCTCGGTGACCGCGCGGCCTTCCAGAGCATGGTGAACACCTGCCACGCGGCCGGTGTGAAGGTCGTCGTCGACACGGTCGTCAACCACATGTCCGCGGGCAGCGGCACCGGCACCGGCGGCTCGTCGTACACCAAGTACAACTACCCCGGCCTCTACTCCGCGCCCGACTTCGACGACTGCACGAGCCAGATCGGCAACTACCAGGACCGCTGGAACGTCCAGCACTGCGAACTGGTGAACCTCGCCGACCTCGACACCGGCGAGAACTACGTCCGCGGGGCCGTCGCCGGGTACATGAACGACCTGCTCTCCCTCGGCGTGGACGGCTTCCGCATCGACGCGGCCAAGCACATGGACGCCGCCGACCTGGCGAACATCAAGTCCCGGCTGAGCAATCCGTCGGCGTACTGGAAGCAGGAGGTCATCTACGGCGCCGGCGAGGCCGTCCAGCCCACCGAGTACACCGGAAACGGCGACGTCCAGGAGTTCCGCTACGCCTACGACCTCAAGCGGGTCTTCAACAACGAGAACCTCGCCTACCTGAAGAACTACGGCGAGGGCTGGGGCTATATGAGCAGCGGCGTCTCCGGTGTCTTCGTCGACAACCACGACACCGAGCGCAACGGCTCCACCCTCAGCTACAAGGACGGCGCCAACTACACCCTCGCCAACGTCTTCATGCTGGCCTGGCCCTACGGCGCGCCCGACATCAACTCCGGCTACGAGTTCACCGACCACGACGCCGGCCCACCGAACGGCGGTCAGGTGAACGCGTGCTGGCAGGACGGCTGGAAGTGCCAGCACAACTGGCCGGAGATCAGGTCGATGGTCGCCTTCCGCAACGCCACGCGCGGTGAGGCCGTGACCAACTGGTGGGACAACGGCAACGACGCCATCGCGTTCGGGCGGGGCGGCAAGGGCTTCGTGGCCATCAACCACGAGTCGGGATCGCTGAGCCGTACGTACCAGACGTCGCTGCCCGCGGGGACGTACTGCAACGTGCAGAACAACACCACCGTGACGGTGAACTCCAGCGGTCAGTTCACCGCCACCCTCGGCTCCGACACCGCCCTGGCGATCTACGCCGGCAAGTCCAGCTGCTAA
- the pulA gene encoding pullulanase-type alpha-1,6-glucosidase yields the protein MIPRWRAPSRRRTSRAGRIAAVTATALAAALVQPLAAGAATPPAPPSDAKLAAEPARHDATREQFYFVLPDRYANGDPRNDKGGLTGSRLATGYDPTDKGFYQGGDLKGLTKKLDYIKGLGTTALWMAPIFKNQPVQGTGANASAGYHGYWITDFTQVDPHFGTNEDLETLIDKAHAKGMKVFFDVITNHTADVVDYEEKSYDYLSKGAFPYLTKDGKPFDDADYADGRRDFPEVDSGSFPRTPTVPAAKKNVKVPSWLNDPTMYHNRGDSTFAGESSTHGDFSGLDDLWTERPEVVRGMERIYQRWVRDFGVDGFRIDTVKHVNMEFWTQWATALDAYAAKKGRDDFFMFGEVYSADTDVTSPYVTRGRLDATLDFPFQEAARQYASQGGSAQKLASVFGDDYKYTTDKANAYEQVTFLGNHDMGRIGHFLKQDDPKATDAELLKKDKLANELMFLSRGNPVVYYGDEQGFTGAGGDKDARQSMFASRTADYLDDDRIGTDRTHADDAYDTRAPLYRQISALAALRKAHPALADGVQQQRYAADGPGVYAFSRTDAKSGIEYVVAFNNADEARTATFATGSAGMVFKGIHGTDAAPKSDGDRKLTVTVPPGSAIVLKAAGRLAAPATGPTISLQAPAAGATGTVEVTADDGGTSRSSEAESGGGGQLNRVVFAAQTGNGKWQVLGSADHAPYKVTHTIGKDVAPGTALRYKAVVVDSAGRTASALAGSTTGTPPAPQPPTASARDYAIVHYKRADGDYADWGLYAWGDLAEGEATEWPESHPFTGRDAYGAFAWVKLKPGASNVGFLVIDKDGDKDVSTDRTIDVTKTGEVWIEQGKDTVTTERPEYPAPDQGKAVLHYHRADGNYDGWGLHVWTGAANPTDWSNPLKPVKTDSYGAVFEVPLTEGATSLSYIIHKGDEKDLPTDQSLDLKADGHEVWLVNGQEKYLLPQPAGSSAALDLTTSKAVWIDRNTLAWNSSEAAASTQLLYSLDGSIAVKDGTLTGDAKWLRLSKSELTDAQKARFPHLKDHAAWTVDPRDRDRVREALRGQVVATRHAANGAVLAATGVQTAGVLDDLYSGATRADLGPTFAKGRPTLSVWAPTAQSVALELDGRTVAMRRDSATGVWSVTGPKSWKGKPYRYAVKVWAPSAGKVVTNKVTDPYSVALTADSERSLVVDLGDKSLAPSGWSTYTKPRAVPLRDAQIQELHVRDFSVEDRTAKHPGTYLAFTDKASDGSKHLRELAKAGTSYVHLLPAFDIATIPERKADQAGVDCDLASYPADSDKQQECVGKIAAKDAYNWGYDPYHYTVPEGSYATDPDGTARTVEFRRMVKALNDDGLRVVMDIVYNHTAAAGQERTSVLDRIVPGYYQRLLADGSVANSTCCANTAPENAMMGKLVVDSIVTWAKEYKVDGFRFDLMGHHPKANILAVREALDALTPEKDGVDGKKIILYGEGWNFGEVADDARFVQATQKNMAGTGIATFSDRARDAVRGGGPFDEDPGVQGFASGLYTDPNSSEHNGTPAEQKARLLHYQDLIKVGLSGNLASYRFTDTGGKEVKGAEVDYNGSPAGYADAPGDALAYADAHDNESLFDALAFKLPATTSASDRARMQVLAMATATLSQGPALSQAGTDLLRSKSLDRNSYDSGDWFNAVHWNCADGNGFGRGLPMAADNAAKWPYAKPLLSKVRVGCEQIDSASAAYRDLLRIRTTEQDFSLGTAERVQSRLSFPLSGQDETPGVITMRLGDLVVVFNATPERQEQRVPALAGTGYRLHPVQAAGADSTVKSSSYAAESGTFAVPGRTVAVFTRAAG from the coding sequence GTGATACCGAGATGGCGTGCGCCCTCAAGGCGCCGAACCTCCCGTGCCGGACGGATCGCCGCGGTCACTGCCACCGCGCTGGCCGCAGCACTCGTCCAGCCGCTCGCCGCCGGGGCGGCCACCCCACCGGCGCCCCCGTCCGACGCGAAGCTCGCCGCCGAGCCCGCCCGCCACGACGCCACCCGCGAGCAGTTCTACTTCGTCCTGCCGGACCGCTACGCCAACGGCGACCCGCGCAACGACAAGGGCGGCCTGACCGGCTCCCGCCTCGCCACCGGCTACGACCCCACCGACAAGGGCTTCTACCAGGGCGGCGACCTCAAGGGCCTGACCAAGAAGCTCGACTACATCAAGGGCCTCGGCACCACCGCCCTCTGGATGGCCCCGATCTTCAAGAACCAGCCCGTGCAGGGCACCGGGGCCAACGCGTCCGCCGGCTACCACGGCTACTGGATCACCGACTTCACTCAGGTCGACCCGCACTTCGGCACCAACGAGGACCTCGAAACCCTCATCGACAAGGCCCACGCCAAGGGCATGAAGGTCTTCTTCGACGTCATCACCAACCACACGGCGGACGTCGTCGACTACGAGGAGAAGTCCTACGACTACCTGTCCAAGGGGGCGTTCCCGTACCTGACGAAGGACGGCAAGCCCTTCGACGACGCGGACTACGCGGACGGGCGACGGGACTTCCCGGAGGTCGACAGCGGCTCCTTCCCGCGCACTCCGACCGTCCCTGCGGCGAAGAAGAACGTCAAGGTCCCGTCCTGGCTCAACGACCCGACGATGTACCACAACCGCGGCGACTCCACCTTCGCCGGTGAGAGCTCCACCCACGGCGACTTCAGCGGCCTCGACGACCTGTGGACCGAGCGGCCCGAGGTCGTGCGGGGCATGGAGCGGATCTACCAGCGCTGGGTGCGGGACTTCGGCGTCGACGGCTTCCGGATCGACACCGTGAAGCACGTCAACATGGAGTTCTGGACGCAGTGGGCCACGGCCCTCGACGCCTACGCGGCCAAGAAGGGCCGGGACGACTTCTTCATGTTCGGCGAGGTGTACTCGGCCGACACGGACGTCACCTCCCCGTACGTCACCCGGGGCCGCCTCGACGCCACGCTCGACTTCCCCTTCCAGGAGGCGGCCCGCCAGTACGCCTCCCAGGGCGGCAGCGCGCAGAAGCTCGCGAGCGTCTTCGGCGACGACTACAAGTACACGACCGACAAGGCCAACGCGTACGAGCAGGTCACCTTCCTCGGCAACCACGACATGGGCCGGATCGGCCACTTCCTGAAGCAGGACGACCCGAAGGCCACCGACGCCGAGCTGCTCAAGAAGGACAAGCTCGCCAACGAGCTGATGTTCCTCAGCCGCGGCAACCCCGTCGTCTACTACGGCGACGAGCAGGGCTTCACCGGCGCGGGCGGCGACAAGGACGCCCGGCAGAGCATGTTCGCCTCCCGCACCGCCGACTACCTCGACGACGACCGGATCGGCACCGACCGCACCCACGCCGACGACGCCTACGACACGAGAGCACCGCTCTACCGCCAGATCAGTGCTCTCGCGGCGCTCCGCAAGGCCCACCCCGCCCTGGCCGACGGCGTCCAGCAGCAGCGGTACGCGGCCGACGGCCCTGGTGTGTACGCCTTCTCCCGCACGGACGCCAAGAGCGGCATCGAGTACGTCGTCGCCTTCAACAACGCGGACGAGGCGAGGACGGCGACCTTCGCGACCGGTTCGGCCGGCATGGTCTTCAAGGGCATCCACGGCACCGACGCCGCCCCGAAGAGCGACGGCGACAGGAAGCTCACCGTCACCGTCCCGCCCGGCTCGGCGATCGTCCTCAAGGCGGCCGGCAGGCTCGCCGCGCCCGCCACCGGGCCGACGATCAGCCTGCAGGCCCCGGCGGCCGGCGCCACCGGCACGGTCGAGGTCACCGCGGACGATGGGGGCACCTCCCGCTCGAGCGAAGCCGAGAGCGGGGGAGGCGGGCAGCTCAACCGGGTCGTCTTCGCCGCGCAGACCGGCAACGGAAAGTGGCAGGTCCTCGGCTCCGCCGACCACGCCCCCTACAAGGTCACCCACACCATCGGCAAGGACGTGGCACCGGGTACGGCCCTGCGCTACAAGGCCGTCGTGGTCGACTCGGCCGGCCGCACCGCGAGCGCCCTGGCCGGCTCCACCACCGGCACCCCGCCCGCCCCTCAGCCGCCCACCGCCTCCGCCCGCGACTACGCGATCGTCCACTACAAGCGTGCGGACGGCGACTACGCCGACTGGGGCCTGTACGCCTGGGGCGACCTCGCCGAGGGCGAGGCCACCGAGTGGCCCGAGAGCCACCCCTTCACCGGCCGGGACGCCTACGGCGCCTTCGCCTGGGTCAAGCTCAAGCCCGGCGCCTCGAACGTCGGCTTCCTCGTCATCGACAAGGACGGCGACAAGGACGTCTCCACCGACCGCACGATCGACGTCACCAAGACCGGTGAAGTCTGGATCGAGCAGGGCAAGGACACCGTCACCACCGAGCGGCCCGAGTACCCGGCGCCCGACCAGGGCAAGGCCGTCCTGCACTACCACCGGGCCGACGGGAACTACGACGGCTGGGGACTGCACGTCTGGACCGGCGCCGCGAACCCCACCGACTGGTCGAACCCCCTGAAGCCGGTGAAGACTGACTCCTATGGCGCTGTCTTCGAGGTGCCGCTCACCGAGGGTGCCACCAGTCTCAGCTACATCATCCACAAGGGCGACGAGAAGGACCTGCCCACCGACCAGTCGCTCGACCTCAAGGCCGACGGCCACGAGGTGTGGCTGGTGAACGGCCAGGAGAAGTACCTGCTCCCGCAGCCCGCGGGCAGTTCCGCCGCCCTCGACCTGACCACCTCCAAGGCGGTCTGGATCGACCGGAACACCCTCGCCTGGAACAGCTCCGAGGCCGCCGCCTCCACGCAGCTGCTGTACAGCCTGGACGGCTCGATCGCGGTGAAGGACGGCACGCTGACCGGGGACGCCAAGTGGCTGCGCCTGTCGAAGAGCGAGCTCACCGACGCCCAGAAGGCCAGGTTCCCGCACCTGAAGGACCACGCCGCCTGGACCGTCGACCCGCGCGACCGGGACCGGGTCCGCGAGGCCCTGCGCGGCCAGGTCGTCGCCACCCGGCACGCGGCGAACGGAGCCGTGCTCGCGGCCACCGGCGTCCAGACCGCCGGTGTCCTCGACGACCTGTACTCCGGCGCCACAAGGGCGGACCTCGGACCGACGTTCGCCAAGGGCCGCCCCACCCTGTCGGTGTGGGCGCCGACCGCGCAGTCCGTCGCCCTGGAACTCGACGGCAGGACCGTCGCCATGCGCCGCGACAGCGCCACCGGCGTCTGGTCCGTCACCGGCCCGAAGTCCTGGAAGGGCAAGCCGTACCGGTACGCCGTGAAGGTCTGGGCGCCCAGCGCCGGCAAGGTCGTCACCAACAAGGTCACCGACCCCTACTCGGTCGCCCTCACCGCGGACTCCGAGCGCAGCCTGGTCGTCGACCTCGGCGACAAGTCCCTGGCGCCGAGCGGCTGGTCGACGTACACCAAGCCCAGGGCCGTACCGCTGAGGGACGCCCAGATCCAGGAGCTGCACGTCCGGGACTTCTCCGTCGAGGACCGGACGGCGAAGCACCCGGGCACCTACCTCGCCTTCACCGACAAGGCGAGCGACGGCTCCAAGCACCTGCGCGAGCTGGCGAAGGCGGGCACCTCGTACGTCCACCTCCTGCCCGCCTTCGACATCGCCACGATCCCGGAGCGCAAGGCCGACCAGGCGGGCGTCGACTGTGACCTGGCCTCCTACCCGGCCGACTCGGACAAGCAGCAGGAGTGCGTCGGGAAGATCGCCGCGAAGGACGCCTACAACTGGGGCTACGACCCGTACCACTACACGGTCCCCGAGGGCTCCTACGCCACCGACCCGGACGGCACGGCCCGCACGGTCGAGTTCCGCAGGATGGTCAAGGCGCTGAACGACGACGGCCTGCGGGTCGTGATGGACATCGTCTACAACCACACCGCGGCCGCCGGCCAGGAGCGGACCAGCGTCCTCGACCGGATCGTGCCCGGCTACTACCAGCGGCTCCTCGCCGACGGCTCGGTGGCGAACAGCACCTGCTGCGCCAACACAGCCCCCGAGAACGCCATGATGGGCAAGCTGGTCGTCGACTCGATCGTCACCTGGGCCAAGGAGTACAAGGTCGACGGCTTCCGCTTCGACCTCATGGGCCACCACCCGAAGGCCAACATCCTCGCGGTCCGCGAGGCCCTCGACGCGCTCACCCCGGAGAAGGACGGCGTCGACGGCAAGAAGATCATCCTGTACGGGGAGGGCTGGAACTTCGGTGAGGTCGCCGACGACGCCCGGTTCGTCCAGGCCACGCAGAAGAACATGGCCGGAACCGGCATCGCCACCTTCTCCGACCGGGCCCGTGACGCCGTGCGCGGCGGTGGCCCCTTCGACGAGGACCCCGGCGTGCAGGGCTTCGCGTCCGGCCTCTACACCGACCCCAACTCCTCGGAGCACAACGGCACTCCGGCCGAGCAGAAGGCCCGCCTGCTGCACTACCAGGACCTGATCAAGGTCGGGCTGTCCGGCAACCTCGCCTCCTACCGGTTCACCGACACCGGCGGCAAGGAGGTCAAGGGCGCCGAGGTCGACTACAACGGCTCACCCGCCGGCTACGCGGACGCCCCCGGCGACGCCCTCGCCTACGCCGACGCGCACGACAACGAGTCCCTCTTCGACGCGCTCGCCTTCAAGCTGCCCGCCACGACGAGTGCGTCCGACCGGGCCCGGATGCAGGTCCTCGCCATGGCGACGGCCACCCTGTCCCAGGGCCCGGCCCTCTCCCAGGCCGGCACCGACCTGCTCCGTTCCAAGTCCCTGGACCGCAACTCCTACGACAGCGGCGACTGGTTCAACGCCGTCCACTGGAACTGCGCCGACGGCAACGGCTTCGGCCGCGGACTGCCCATGGCGGCCGACAACGCCGCCAAGTGGCCGTACGCCAAGCCCCTGTTGAGCAAGGTCAGGGTGGGCTGCGAGCAGATCGACAGCGCCTCGGCGGCCTACCGCGACCTGCTGCGGATCCGCACCACCGAGCAGGACTTCTCCCTCGGCACGGCCGAGCGGGTGCAGTCCCGGCTCTCCTTCCCGCTGTCCGGCCAGGACGAGACACCCGGCGTGATCACCATGCGGCTCGGTGACCTCGTCGTGGTCTTCAACGCCACGCCCGAGCGGCAGGAACAGCGCGTCCCCGCACTCGCCGGGACCGGCTACCGGCTGCACCCCGTGCAGGCGGCGGGGGCGGACTCTACCGTCAAGTCGTCCTCCTACGCGGCGGAATCGGGCACGTTCGCCGTTCCGGGGCGCACGGTCGCCGTCTTCACCCGGGCCGCCGGATAA
- a CDS encoding fused response regulator/phosphatase: MDGNGTQHTPGTTVLVVDDVAASRYAMGAVLTRAGHQVVPVASGGEALVELDVRLRDGTLPDVALVDVGLPDMSGFELCRRVRARPPMGALPVVHFSAAATAPGDRCRGLDAGGDAYLTVPAEPQEIQAVVRAAVRGARRSTGAETAVHRLTLLSEAIVTVQTARCPRELAAAAADGAARLTASPAVVFVIGPDGEPYRGTARCRPAPADSGTHQAAARLVTRLAEGRTGVHGTVVPAPLWPAGMFRPGVEEDARLTVATAQDGRTAVCLATPVRRTAITDPAADGLLARLAQACALAAEPLLLYRVERHVALTLQHSFLPQPHKLPHLPGVDIVVRYVPASRQTEIGGDFYAALRTGEGVLIAVGDVVGHSLDAATVMVEIRHALRAYCVTESDPVVLAEQLDRMLQQYHPDITATVCLALVDPGSGRVRISNAGHIPPLILREGGGAEYVDACGPLLGLGLERPAPTERHLEPTDRLLMVTDGLIETRGTPLETSLEQLRTAAADAPAGLDTLCDVLLGCFGRDREDDIAMLALRLGSV, from the coding sequence ATGGACGGCAACGGCACACAGCACACCCCCGGCACCACCGTGCTGGTCGTCGACGACGTCGCGGCCAGCCGGTACGCCATGGGCGCGGTGCTGACCCGGGCCGGCCACCAGGTCGTGCCGGTCGCCAGCGGCGGCGAGGCGCTCGTCGAACTCGACGTCCGGCTGCGGGACGGCACCCTGCCCGACGTGGCCCTCGTCGACGTGGGCCTGCCGGACATGAGCGGCTTCGAACTGTGCCGCCGGGTCCGGGCCCGGCCGCCCATGGGCGCCCTGCCCGTCGTGCACTTCTCCGCCGCCGCGACCGCGCCCGGCGACCGGTGCCGGGGACTGGACGCGGGCGGCGACGCCTATCTGACCGTGCCCGCCGAGCCGCAGGAGATCCAGGCCGTCGTTCGGGCCGCCGTGCGCGGGGCCCGCCGCAGCACGGGGGCCGAGACCGCCGTCCACCGTCTGACGCTGCTGTCCGAGGCCATCGTCACCGTGCAGACCGCCCGCTGTCCGCGGGAACTCGCCGCCGCGGCCGCCGACGGCGCCGCCCGCCTCACCGCCTCGCCCGCCGTGGTGTTCGTGATCGGCCCGGACGGCGAGCCGTACCGGGGCACGGCCCGCTGCCGTCCCGCGCCCGCGGACAGCGGCACCCACCAGGCGGCGGCACGGCTGGTCACCCGGCTCGCGGAGGGCCGCACGGGCGTCCACGGCACCGTCGTCCCCGCGCCGCTGTGGCCGGCCGGGATGTTCCGTCCGGGCGTCGAGGAGGACGCCCGCCTGACCGTGGCGACCGCCCAGGACGGCCGGACGGCGGTCTGTCTCGCCACCCCCGTACGACGGACCGCGATCACCGACCCCGCGGCCGACGGGCTGCTCGCCCGCCTCGCCCAGGCCTGCGCGCTGGCCGCCGAGCCGCTGCTGCTGTACCGGGTGGAGCGGCACGTCGCGCTCACCCTCCAGCACAGCTTCCTGCCCCAGCCGCACAAGCTGCCGCACCTGCCCGGCGTCGACATCGTCGTCCGCTACGTGCCCGCCTCCCGGCAGACCGAGATCGGCGGCGACTTCTACGCCGCCCTGCGCACCGGCGAGGGCGTGCTCATCGCCGTCGGGGACGTCGTCGGTCACTCGCTGGACGCGGCCACCGTCATGGTCGAGATCCGGCACGCGCTGCGCGCCTACTGCGTGACCGAGAGCGACCCGGTGGTCCTGGCCGAGCAGCTCGACCGGATGCTCCAGCAGTACCACCCCGACATCACGGCCACCGTGTGCCTGGCCCTGGTCGACCCGGGCAGCGGGCGGGTGCGGATCTCCAACGCCGGGCACATCCCGCCGCTGATCCTGCGTGAGGGAGGCGGCGCCGAGTACGTCGACGCTTGCGGTCCGCTGCTCGGGCTGGGCCTGGAACGGCCCGCGCCCACCGAGCGGCACCTGGAGCCCACCGACCGCCTCCTGATGGTCACCGACGGCCTCATCGAAACCCGGGGCACCCCCCTGGAGACCTCCCTGGAACAGCTCCGCACGGCCGCCGCCGACGCCCCGGCCGGCCTCGACACCCTCTGCGACGTGCTGCTCGGCTGCTTCGGCCGGGACCGGGAGGACGACATCGCGATGCTGGCCCTGCGGTTGGGGTCTGTCTAA
- a CDS encoding 5-carboxymethyl-2-hydroxymuconate Delta-isomerase: MPQITVDYSADLADGFDRPGFARALHEATVEIAAAKPPACKTRFRRTEDVVVGPETGGHAHVHVHIALLPGRTEETKARLTEATLELLRTHVKAAEGRVLHASAEVRELDASYRKFEC, translated from the coding sequence ATGCCGCAGATCACCGTCGACTATTCCGCCGACCTCGCCGACGGCTTCGACCGGCCCGGGTTCGCGAGGGCGCTGCACGAGGCGACCGTCGAGATCGCGGCCGCCAAGCCGCCGGCGTGCAAGACCCGGTTCCGCCGGACCGAGGACGTCGTGGTCGGCCCCGAGACCGGGGGACACGCCCATGTGCACGTCCACATCGCGCTGCTCCCCGGCCGCACCGAGGAGACGAAGGCCCGGCTCACCGAGGCCACCCTGGAGTTGCTGCGCACCCATGTGAAGGCCGCCGAGGGACGCGTGCTGCACGCCTCCGCCGAGGTGCGGGAACTGGACGCGTCGTACCGGAAGTTCGAATGCTGA
- a CDS encoding TetR/AcrR family transcriptional regulator, whose amino-acid sequence MTTGVRRRMGVEERRQQLIGVALELFSRRSPDEVSIDEIASAAGISRPLVYHYFPGKLSLYEAALKRASDDLAARFVEPHEGPLGARLLRVMRRFFDFVDEHGPGFSALMRGGPAVGSSTTNALIDSVRQAAYVQILSHLGVTDPPARLELVVRSWISLAESTALIWLDGRRIPRAELEVQLVHDFAALTAVSAAQDAEMGALMRRIAQEEPADGPFARLAGRLPALAT is encoded by the coding sequence ATGACTACCGGGGTTCGCCGCAGAATGGGAGTCGAGGAGCGGCGGCAGCAGTTGATCGGCGTCGCCCTCGAACTGTTCAGCCGCCGCTCGCCCGACGAGGTCTCCATCGACGAGATAGCGTCGGCCGCGGGCATTTCACGCCCGTTGGTCTACCACTACTTCCCCGGCAAACTCAGCCTGTACGAGGCCGCGTTGAAGCGGGCCTCGGACGATCTCGCGGCCCGTTTCGTGGAACCGCACGAGGGGCCGCTGGGGGCGCGGCTGCTGCGGGTGATGCGCCGCTTCTTCGACTTCGTGGACGAGCACGGCCCGGGTTTCTCCGCCCTCATGCGCGGCGGCCCGGCGGTCGGCTCCTCGACGACCAACGCGCTCATCGACTCCGTACGGCAGGCCGCGTATGTCCAGATCCTTTCGCATCTGGGCGTGACCGATCCGCCCGCGCGGCTGGAGCTGGTCGTGCGTTCCTGGATCTCGCTCGCCGAGTCGACGGCGCTGATCTGGCTGGACGGCCGGCGCATCCCGCGGGCCGAGCTGGAGGTCCAGCTCGTCCACGACTTCGCCGCGCTCACCGCAGTCAGCGCCGCCCAGGACGCCGAGATGGGCGCCCTGATGCGCCGCATCGCCCAGGAGGAGCCGGCCGACGGACCGTTCGCCCGGCTGGCCGGCCGTCTGCCGGCGCTGGCGACCTGA
- a CDS encoding tetratricopeptide repeat protein, with the protein MNQDWEDRTAALWDRFDGYAETEEDEARFRADVDALVAELPEGSPLGPFEQACAWDSTGHSDKAVPLYREALARGLAEVSPYRTRRTKIQLASSLRNIGQAEEGVALLTPELDAPSDELDDPVRATLALCLSSLGRDREALSLALGALAPHLPRYQRSMANYARLLVEPGESPGA; encoded by the coding sequence GTGAACCAGGACTGGGAAGATCGCACGGCCGCCCTGTGGGACCGGTTCGACGGCTACGCCGAGACCGAGGAGGACGAGGCCCGCTTCCGTGCCGACGTCGACGCCCTCGTCGCCGAACTGCCGGAGGGCAGCCCGCTCGGGCCGTTCGAGCAGGCCTGCGCCTGGGACTCCACGGGCCACTCGGACAAGGCGGTCCCGCTCTACCGGGAGGCGCTGGCCCGCGGTCTCGCCGAGGTCAGCCCCTACAGGACCCGCCGGACGAAGATCCAGCTGGCCAGCTCGCTGCGGAACATCGGGCAGGCGGAGGAGGGTGTCGCGCTGCTGACACCCGAGCTGGACGCTCCCTCCGACGAGCTGGACGACCCCGTACGCGCGACGCTCGCGCTGTGCCTGTCCAGCCTGGGCCGCGATCGCGAGGCGTTGTCCCTGGCCCTCGGCGCCCTGGCCCCGCATCTGCCGCGCTACCAACGCTCGATGGCGAACTACGCCCGGCTGCTCGTGGAGCCCGGGGAGTCGCCTGGGGCATGA